The genomic interval GACTAAAATACTGTGTGGCAGAGAATCCTGATTTGTTCTTGCCTTGTCCTGAGCTACATCATGACTCTGCCAGAGAGGACAAGTGTGCAGTAGGAATTCTCTTTCCTGTAAAGGACATCTATGCCTAAAGAGTTAATGCAACACAAGAAAGTATTAGAGAAACCCCAACTCTTAACAAGAGAGAACAAATATAAGCTTTGCAGAATATTACCCAGCCACTGAATGACACAAAGGCAGAGAATTGACATGAAACTTGTGTTTCACTTATCCAGTCTGGATCTGGCTGGTTTTGCTTGCTGTTCCCATCACAAATCACAGAAAGGTATGATAAATACAACCAAATAACTTCCCTTTAGACCTTGGAATTAATTTGTCTGTCCAGGAGTGACTGTTTTGGACAAGATTGAGCTGTACTGGTGCTAGCTGGGAAGGAGTCAGCTTTCTTCCTGGTGCTTTCCAGCTCCTCTCTATCATCTCCTGATTTTCCTGTAGCATTTTACAGCTCATGACTAATAACTTGGAACGGAGAGACCTTAAAGAACCTTGAAATCAGGGATAAGGTTAGGATGTAGCTGTGTCCAGCTGGATGCTGGATTTAAAGGCAGTGTGTGGACCAAGAGGATAGCATTTGCCACCAgacttttttctgtgttcagtgATACTCCACATGTTGTAGATCtctgaaaaacacacacatCAAAAGGCTTTTCTATCTGGAATTTTTCTGGCTCCTCATAGGATACTTTAGCCTAATATTGCATACgtgcttcaaaatatttctgtccaGTTATGCTGACAAACCAAAACAAGTTGAAAGCATTTGAAGCTCCTAGGACCACTTGAAGTGCAGGTGCACCAGCAATTACAGGGTGACTCATTAGTTTTTGTAATTAATTCCTGTGGCAATAAGCCAATAAAgataagcaaaaaaagaaaaataaaaaaatcaggtcTGGATTCCCAGGGATGCCCCCAGGCAGCCTGACAGACGAGGGAGGGGGCTTACCTGGCTGAGCCCGCCTGCATGCAACAGCATCACATTTTTAGACCAATGAAGGTTAAAATcctcatttgcttttcttttctgcccacttgtccctctgcctccccttcaCGTCCTCATTCTGTGTGTGTTCACACCCAGGAGTTGTCGTCatgtgtggctgcagggcaggagctggagagatAGTGGTGACCTGagtggtggcactgggctgtgctggcagcagtggcccTGTCGTGATTAGCTCTGATCAGCTCTATCAGTTGTGGATGTGGCAGGAAACATCCTCAGGCAATGAGTTGTGCTaagagggatggagggaggtCAGGGAACTTTATTATTTGCCATGCCATAAACGCAACATGACTCAGCAcaaagggctgagctgcagagcgTTTGCTAAGCCCATGCACAGCTGCCTCAGATGGCAGTGCCTGTGAAGTCAGAGACTTCTGCAATCACAGTTGTCAACTCACAGCTCTTGATTAGAGCTATAGGTTAATGAGGGGAGGCTTCTCTGAGAGCACTCCGACACTGCAGGGAAGCACTGCCAGGAAGAGAACTGCCCATTCCAGTAAAGCAGCCCCGGCTAAATCACACTCCCTGATAGCTGGGACCAGAGTACTCTAAGGAAGAGTCACAGGAGTCTTGATGCGTTGTGGGCAGCCCTCCTAAAGGAAGAGTCACAGGAGTCTTGATGCGTTGTGGGCAGCCCTACACCCAACTGAGTTCCTTTAGAACTACACAGAAGCCCAGGGTGAGGCTCCTAAATTCTCAGACACTGAGGTGCCCTAACTTCCCAAAGTCTGAGCACTTGTGCTGCGTCCAACATTTTGCAGGCTGTCTCTATTAAATAGCCATTGGCCATAAACTTAGACAAGACACTACATttgtaacattaaaataaatagggATTTCACTGAAACCCTTCCTTCAAGGGAAATTCTACTCCCAGGTGCATCAGGTGAAGTTAAATCCTTTGTCATTTAGGGACGTGGGTTCATCAGACCTGGAACAATGATGAATTGGAGGCATTTCAGTTCTTGGCCACATCAGTTTTACCACTCCATTCATTACCacaacactgaaatatttcaagctTTAGGACATTTCTAAAAAAGGAGGAACCTGATGCTTGAGAGTGCTAAAAACCACTCACAACCCTGTGGATGTACACCCAAATTTTCACCTGTGCAAACAGCACATGGCTTTGCCTGCATATTCCCACAAGATCACAGTATCGTTTAGTACATGCTGCCTAAGAGGTGCTTGGAGGGGAACAGACTGGCCTCAGCTGAGAAATCTTCAGCTGAAGGAGATGGACATGGTACTTACTGCCTTTTATCAAGCAGAGAAGAGGATGGTGAGTCTGAATTAGAGCTTtcagggcagaggcaggaacAGAACAGTTGAAATTTTaaagtcattaaaaaagaaatttctctcCCAACAAGAATACAGATGGGAGAAGGTagtcattaaaaaagaaatttttctccCAACAAGAATACAGATGGGAGAAGGTAAGTCAGATATGGAGACAGGAGGAGCTGGACTGGAgcagtgtcctgctgcccacCTACATTTGGCTCAAATCACAAAGAATCTCCAAAAAGTCAGATATGgaaacaggaggagctggactggagcagtgtcctgctgcccacCTACATTTGGCTCAAATCACAAAGAATCTCCAAAATCCAAGTTTGGCACTGCTCCCTGGCaagaaaatatctgtgaaaCCTGCTGGTAACGTGTGCACTCCATCAGTATGGATAACAGAGACCAGGACAAGGAGAACTCGGTACTGGGAAAAGCTCCTCAGAGACTGGTGCAGAGATCAGGCAATAGGTATGGCAATCCCAgtctatatatacatatttatatataaatatacatatctatctgtctgtctgcctgtctatctatctatctacattgatgaagaagaaaatcaaagttGGATGGAGGGTTTGGCACAGCCTTCTTTAAACCTGTGCTCTCTTTGTACAATGTAGCtataataatgtattttatggCAATGTAGTCAGCATGgtataataatgtattttatggCAATGCAGTTAGCATGATTTTAGTAATAACTTTTTCCTGAAAGGTGCCAAATATTCTCTTGTTCCTTAAGCTGTTGCAATTCAGGGTACTGGTCCCTTGCAGGGATAGGCCTTATTTTCCAAGTATAGCCAGCATTTGAGGAGGacaaatttcagtttaatttccCCTGGATTGCCGTTATACACACTTAAAAGATAAGCTACTAcaaaaaagcaactgaaatgAGCTAAAAGAATGGCAATTTTTCTAGCTACTGTATTGCTTCTGTTATACACCATAGCAATTTCTGCTGTGAATGATTCATTCAGGTCCAAGTCCTTAGATGAGGCAAATGCACTGATTCAAAACATAGTCGGAAtgcaggaagaaatgaaagagaataaGAATTGTAAATATGTAAAACAATTTACAATGAGATTACTTCTGCCAGGTCAAGGCAGTAAAGTTTTACTAGCTTGTGCTACATGCCAGTAACTGGAATGATGACTTGCAAAATCAACCTTGGAAATCTCTGCATTCAGATTAATATGTGCATTCAGATTAATATGCACATTCAGAATAACACAGACACAGGGTTTTTTATATCTCTGGACATAGTTTGTATACCTGAAGTAACCAAAGTGAAATCTGCTGACAGAGATAGATTTTTGAATATTCACACCTTAAGGTATGAAGCACTGGCTTGGGTGGTCAGcctgggggcaggaggaaaaTGTTGAGCTCCTCTGAGAGACTCCCTAATTCCTAGCTAAGCACAAGTATCCAAGTGTTTCTTCTACCTCCACTGACTCCCTGGAAAGATTCCCCATCACCTCCCATCCTTAGTGATGGGGAACACCTTTCCAGAGCATATTTTCCATGATTTTCAACCCCACCTGCCCATGCACGAGTGGAATTCAGAGTTTGCTGATGGCACAGGCCATGTTTTACAGGTGGTAACTGCTTAAGGACAACTTCACAGGTGAGATCACTTCTCTTTGAGGCTGAGAagggaaagggggggaaaaagtcAATTTCACATTGCTGGCTTTTCTGAAGATTGCATTAGAAATAAGTAAGCACAGAAGCTGGCAAGTGGCCTTACTCCTTGTGAGCAATCCTGGCTGCTCAGGTGTGTTTATTGGAAGGATATGTCTATTTATTAACTTCTCACCAGGGCTTGTGGGAGTACATCTGGGAATCAGCTGCTCTGACTAAACCCAAGTTGTTATTTATGATAAAAAAAGAACGTTGGTAAAGCTGGAAAATTCCCAAAGCATTGCTTCATCTTAAACCAAGATTTCCAAGGAGGCTTTTGAGTTGAAGATATTGAAGGGCCTCTGCTGAATATGCTGGAGGAATCTTTCAACAGGAATAGTGAAGCCACTGgatttttgaagaaaagaatgtaaaaaaagagtaaattaaTTTGTGGcaattgaaaggaaaattgaaaatactAAACATTCTAGTTTTAGTTCATAACTGagctatttattttactgtgatACACTCACTCTGCTTAAGGTCACATTAAACAAAAGTGaagcttttctgtttgaaaaatattaatgataaTTTCCATTCCAGAttcaactaaaaaaaacaaacaacccagaCATTTTGTCCTAGGGTGACCActaatttattataattaatGGAGAACTGGCTTTTTCCCGAAagtgactttttaaattataaatctgCACATTCTGTGGAAAGATTTAAGAGTCTTTAACCACTTCTAGTCATGAAACACATGGGATTAAAAGCAATGTTAAATATCTATATAGTAATACATCTATTTAAATATCTACTttcattttgggatttttgttgctTATACTCTTCTTATGGAGACatataacattttaaaaattgattgtGCCTCCCaagtttctctgtttttaagATTCCTCAGGCTGAAATCAGAAAATCTTCAAAACACTGGTTCCTTAACATCACAGAATTCAAGCACTTTGAATCAATTTGCACTTTTGAAATTCCAAACTGTTGTATAGTTggtaaaatgaaacaaacaaaatatttcattcacaTAAAGtaataaattgtttttctaataattaaaattattttaagatgcAGCTTTTCCCTTGGAAGGTAAGAATAGTTTCCAACAAAATCTAATTTACAGAATAATCATATTAAGCACATTTTAAGGCACCTTGAAATGTTCattctcattatttttcacAATTACATTTTGACCATTACATCATTTCTTTATCTGGAGAGCCAATAAATGACAAATGGGATGCATCTTTCATGACTCAGCATTTCGGTTATTTATTAAATTAGCTTTAATATTTCAGTTGCCTTTATCAAGTACCTGAAAAAACATCAGTATCTGATAGGACATTGTGGCAAAGTATATAAGCATGAGGTTTGTGCTCTCAGTTCTCAATTTGTCACTTCGACCCACCTGACTAAGAAGTGACTTTTAAAtcttcctcctgtccctgttaTCTGATTTGCAGGAATCCAAGACTTAAGCAACCATGTCCAActctggggaggcagagctccTACACACATTTAAGGGGATTCCCTTTACCACCAGGTCTTCTCCAGAACTTTTAAAATCCTTGGATACTTTTGATGCTAGAGAAGATGATGTCCTTTTGGTTTCCTATCCCAAATCTGGTAAGTTCTAGTTTTCAATGTTAATTGCGAGAAGTCTTGATTTTGTGTTTCATGTTCTCTGTTTAAACTACTTGGTAAATGTCTGtgtgaaagaaacaggaaaggatGTTTAAGTATGTGAATATATTATTATGCCAGTAAATGTTCATATTACAAGAAATATGGGTCATTTCCCTACATTTTGATTCTGTAATTGGAAACAACTTCAGGTGTTTTCATGTTGGAAAGCAAATATATATGTTCTTTACCTGTAAGCAAAATCAgtacttgaaatattttcttgaggGCTTTCTACTTTCAATTATAAGCAAGTTAAGAACTCTATGAAGTTATTTGTGTGGCTCTTGGCTGtagatttattaatttcttatcaTCTCTCCACCCACCTCTCTTGCACAGAGGAGCACATGTCTAGGGGGAGCTCAATCAGTAGTTTCAGAAACATACAGACTCAAGTtattgtaaggaaaaaaaagcccaaacaaacaggttattctaaaataaattatgaaaacaatATAGCCACCTCTCAGCTGACAGCAGTTTGTCTAATGGGATGGTTCTGGTACCAAAATTACCACTTCTCTCAGAGTTACATTGTAATTCAGATACAGccctaatttttttcagtgtttataTATTTGGAGCCAATGGGATCATTTAGTCATGTAAAGTTTCTTAAATCTGGAGGATTAGAAATATAAATTGTTCACTAGCAAGGTGTTTCCATatgaaaaaatgcatgtttCACAGTAATAAATAGTcatcctttttgtttgtttgttgtttgttttgttttcttaaaattactCTTCTGTAGGCACTCATTGGCTTGCAGGAGTTATAACAAAGCTTTACAATACTCAAGTCACAATAACATCTCCCATTGAATTTGGAGACATTTCCCAACTGGAGGAGCTGAATAAACTCTCATCAAAGAGAGTCATCCCAACACACTTAGACTACAACATGTTGCCTCCAAATTTTAAGAGTAAGAAATGCAAGGTAAGGCAAAAATTATATCAAAGCAGTAAAATATGTAGAAAGTTTACTAGGaatctattttttcctgttgattCTTGTAGTAATTTTTGAGAGCTTCACAGtttcaaaaattgttttgctgTGAACTTTGGAGACACAGCTGACCAGCAGTGGAAGGCACACGAGCAGATATTTGGACTAGGGACTGggttctgctcctgccccactgctcccacGGGGTGATTTCTACACCAGGCACCACACAAAATAGGACATCAACATCTTTCAGTCAGAAATCTCTCATTAGTAATGGGGGTGTTCTCATTGCCCCATTTCTTACTGTCTTAGGAAATCTTGGCTACTtacaggctgctctgggattAAAGGTACTCTGACCCTCCTGCTGGAGCTTTCTGAAGAGCCCATAAAGGTATTGGGCaaacagaggagaaataaaCATGGGAGACAGATTCAGAGCAGAGTTGTgagttcacagaatcacaggatcacctggattggaagagaccttaaagatcatcttgatccaacccccctgccatgggcgGGGACACCTACCAAACCAGTTCCTCCCCTGCTAATGTGGGacacctttaaaaaatatcctcTGGGTCTCAGATTTTATATTCAAAGTCAAAAATTTCACATAACTCAGATCCAGACTTTTGGGACAAAGCTGATTTGAATGAAAGCCCAAAATTTACGTTATGCAGCTGTCCTTTGCATATTAGTTAGTAAATGCATTAATACGTGAGATAGATGAGATAATACACTGACTCAAGGTTAAAGTTAACACAGACTCTTTCATAAAACATAAACATTACCCAGCTGGGCAAACACACCTCTGTACACATGGAATTGTGTACTAGTCACTATGGATTCCTTACTAAGGAGAGATTTCTGATTTAATGGGCAAACACGCCTCTGTCCACATGGAATTGTGTACTAGTCACTATGGACTCCTTACTAAGGAGAGATTTCTGATTTAATGGCATGGTCACTGAAGGAGGAATCCTAAAGGAAAGGGTTTTGACACTGCAACCTGCCTATGACAATGCTCTATTTACATACAGAGCTCCTCTAAAATAAAGGGAGGATATTATCATTAATAActacattttcttaatttacaGATGATCTACATCAGCAGAAATCCAAAAGACACTGCAGTTTCCATGTTTCATTACTACAGAGATAACCCAAACCTTCCCACTGTAGACACCTGGCCTGCTTTCTTTGACCTGTTCTTAAAAGGCAATGGTaaggataaatattttctgtttgcagttcATATTTGCTTATTATGCACAGAAAGACTTAAGAAATTTGAACTGTGTGAAAACTCCTTATTAAACTCCTTATTCATATGGGGTTGCTGGGCATAAATCCTAAAGCCAAGCTAAACAAGAGCAAATAATAGGATGCTCTCTTCAGCCCTGCAAGGAGTCattctgagcagcagaggcatcattccagcacagcccttttcaggtttttgctgctcttttctgcCCTGGgcaagcagggctgtggctggtgACAGAGCACGTGAGGGGATTgtcagcaggctgcagggacagatgtggctgcagggacatcCGTGACTGCACGTCTGgtgtcttctccaggctgggagacagccctgggcagcccaaCAAAGGAGCCTGGACGTGTTCCTAAAGCCCTCCTGCACACACTCTCCCTGATGTGTTGTCTGAGAAACCGAGTCCAAAGACCAAGGACAAGAGGGAGATGTTTTAGGAGCGACGGGGATGGCAGCTGGCAACAGGACCTTGTTCACGTTGGCCACTCCCATTTAGTGTTTTATTACCCCTTTGAGGACACGTGTCACCACAGTGATGATAACATCAATAATGATTGATCACCTTGAAAACTCCGAAAGAAAAGTGCCACTGCCGTCATCACGGGCTCACATCAGAGCTCCGGGAGTCAATTTGTTTACTGCCTCCTCCAGGCTTTGGATCAGACCTGTTCTGAGTCCAGAGCAGCCCTAAAGCACATGCTTCAGTGTTTTGCAGGATCTTGGCTTGTTTAGTATCAACTCTGAACGTACAATagtggaaaaaaggaaagaggattccattcccagccaggctggacggggctctgagcaacctgctctggtggaaggtgtccctgcccatggcaggggggttggaactaaatgatctttaaggtcccttccaatctgaagcattcaataaataaattttaaaagtatctcCTATTTCCCTGTAAATTGTTAGCCACTTTTTTCTGAGTGCTTATGTGTGGCATAAATAGATAACTATGCTGGTTACAAGAGAAATTTAGGTAAGAGGTGACGTGGAGAGAAGAGTGGTAATTTTTGCCACCTTTGTGCTCCTTGATCCAAATCTTGCAATACTGGTGCAGAGTTAATATCAGTTCTAAACAAGGGTTAGGACACTCAGGGACAATTGTAATGAATTCACTGGAGTCTCCAAGGCTCTCCTGAAGCCACCTGTGCTATCACTGGCCACATCCCCAGAGTAGCTGGCCAAGGGAGTAGGGTTTAATTGCACCCTGTGGAGTACACATGCCTTGCACTTAGAATATGCTGCAGGGCTACAGACTGCAGCATTCAGCTTAATTACAGCTATTGATTATAATTTATACTTAATTACAACTCACAGTTTGTGACCAAAATGATGCCCATTACAAGATTAGAATTTTCAGGTGGTGCTGGTTATAAAGCAAAGTCACAATTCTGGAGAATGCTGGCTGAGCTTTCTCTGCCCAGGCCTCTTCTCATTGCCCTGCAAGAAGTTTTCATCTtgcctttgaaatggagagatTCCAGGCCTCTTCTCATTGCCCTGCAAGTTTTCATCTtgcctttgaaatggagagatcagaattttggtttttaaaagaaagctggaATTTATCTGTGCTCCCATGGTTCAGCAAATGGGGCATTCAGACAAAACAAATCACCTACAAAGCCTTTTATCTGTGACACTAGCTGAATGAGGCATTTGCTTGAGATCTTTAAGTAATTCttcttcagaatttaaaaattatacagaTTCCATTCTGCTGGCATGAAAGAGTACAACAGTGTGCTCCATTTACCAGCCTGCTCATTTCATCTCCTGCTGAGGTGATCATTATCTCTGCGACCACAGACATACAGTCAGTCGTCTGTGAGATGTTCAGATCTTGTTAGGCTggtacattttatttcattattggCCTTTTCTTAGATCTGGAGACTGCTTCCACTACAGAATCATATCTCAGAATAGTATCTGGTATGAAAACAAATTCCAAAAAGAATGGAATCCTTTAGAAGTTACTTTTGTAAATTTGCATTCCTTGGCACAAAGAACTGCCTGTGTTTTAGAAGAATATGGACAAAAATTATTCCCCTAAATGTATGAGGTAGCATCACAGTTATTTCTGAATAAAGTTTATCAGAATCTACTTTAcatgattttttctttcagttgtcTGTGGATCCTGGTTTGATCATTTCCTAAGCTGGGAAGAacatgaagatgaaaaaaatatcctCTTTTTGTTCTATGAAGACATGAAGAAGGTAAATATGCTCTCTCTTCTTGGTGCAGAAGGCATTACTTGTAAATCAGCATCATTAAAACATCAAAGAGGAAGTTataatgaaaaaggagaaagaaggaaaatgtgaatgTATATCTTTGggcatatttttcatttgtacggaattttgtattaattaaataattctgaatacACAAATTATATAAGTATCAAATCTTCTGAGAGTTGCATTTCTTAGATGCAGGAATGGGACTCATTAGACAATTTTCCTCAGGCTCAGGCAGAATTTTAAGTTAGTCTTTTTTTTGTCCTATGGAAAGCTCAACCAAGGACATCTATTGAGGATCACACATTAATTTGCTATTGTCTGACATTTCaggtgaaattttaaaaaagtgatgTAAGACAACAGAACTACTCACATTTGAGACTTGTGTTCccaataaaaaagaaaattagaggCTGGAGGAGTAGGGAAAAACTTCACtattcttgaaaaagaaaaagtaaaatatgaaCATACCTtagctttcagaaaattaatttttaggtGAATAGAAAACACTTTCTAGTGTCTCCATGAAAATAggtttgttcattttttggggaaaaaaatatcaactACTAGGAATATAAACAAACCATTCTGGATGCTGAGTCACTTGCTAGATCTCTAGATATAACACATCCAATGAGATAAGCTACTTGGAGCTGGGCTTTGAGTATTCCTCTATTTCCAGAGAAACAATTCTGAGAGACAGGAGAACATTTTATCTGAACTGGGAGGTAAAATTGACAATATGACTGTGTGGGATATGGCATACtctgtatttattaatttctgtgaGTATGGCTAAGAGGGGAATCAGGTTTACTGTACCTGTCATCTGCACAATGCAATGACATGTTTAGCTTTGcttgaaagcaaataaatgtgtGACAAACATTATGTAATAAAAGGGATCATTTTTACATCAGCTAAAAGTCTGATAATCAGCCCAGAAAcacaaaagctgtatttttcttatGCCTCAGGATCTCCCTAAGGTTGTAAAGGAAATTAGTTTGTTCCTGAATTTAAACATCAGCAGcccagaaacaaaaaagctgtatttttcttatGCCTCAGGATCTCCCTAAGGTTGTAAAGGAAATTAGTTTGTTCCTGAATTTAAACATCAGTGACAATGATATCCAAGGCATCTGTGAGAAGTCCTCGTTCTCAGAGATGAAGAATGACACACAAAAGGAGAACAGCGATCCCAATCACACCGTGTGTGCTCTGACATCCAACAGGAGGCTGATTTTCCGAAAAGGTAAATTCCTTTGTGCCTAGCATGGCAGAAGGAGTGGGAATCCAGACAAAGACTGCAGTGCAGGTCTTTCCTGGAGTCTTTGGGTCGGCCCTGGGAAGTGATGACAGGATTCTTTGATCTGAATACCTCTTAAAAATCGCTTCCTAACTTCTCTGGCTGCAAATTCAAACTTGTACTAGAGAAGCACAGAGGAGTCTGAACTACAGCCTGACTAATATTGCTCTGTGGGAGCTGTTGAGCCAAAAGGAAGTGTTCACCCCGCATTACTCtttatctgtcttttttttatctcaaaGTTGACTACCTCAGTGTTTTCCAACATGTCTCTCTGATATCACCTGCCAAGGTCACTTAGTTGACTAGAATAAGATAGAGCCAGACACATTCCTTCTGAATGAGACTGCTCTTATCACCCCCCATCTTACTGAAACGTTCCTGAGGAAGGAGTATGCtgacaacaacaataacaacaacaacagaatgGTCATAGGTAACTTCCAGACCTTGGAAAATTTTCCACAGTTCTTAGCTCAGATGCGATTTTAAAATACCCTCAGGAGGTGTTTTCTTGCTCTGGCATTTCAGAAGCCTCATAGGTTTTGGATAACAAGTAAATGA from Ficedula albicollis isolate OC2 chromosome 1A, FicAlb1.5, whole genome shotgun sequence carries:
- the LOC101808252 gene encoding sulfotransferase 6B1-like; this translates as MSNSGEAELLHTFKGIPFTTRSSPELLKSLDTFDAREDDVLLVSYPKSGTHWLAGVITKLYNTQVTITSPIEFGDISQLEELNKLSSKRVIPTHLDYNMLPPNFKSKKCKMIYISRNPKDTAVSMFHYYRDNPNLPTVDTWPAFFDLFLKGNVVCGSWFDHFLSWEEHEDEKNILFLFYEDMKKDLPKVVKEISLFLNLNISDNDIQGICEKSSFSEMKNDTQKENSDPNHTVCALTSNRRLIFRKGAVGDWKNYFTPKQNIRFQEIFNEKMKLSKMADSFVYEF